In a genomic window of Trichoderma atroviride chromosome 4, complete sequence:
- a CDS encoding uncharacterized protein (EggNog:ENOG41), with protein sequence MFGKPATPAKVPTDSVIAFRFFDDTPLWKAFILYSMFVFDDLLDPQKLHRSLEALVKRDGWHKLGARLRRNHNGGLEYHVPVEFTKQRPGLTYAHVDYAINAADHPLASKLPKASSQPAIVCDPDEFQDLIRSEGSPTSMREYLNQDIPQLGLYIATFKDKTLVTLYWPHTLMDAMGKKALLNAWTLILQGRDDEVVPPYGGGGDPLAHLGKNPAELHGLSNRRLSVLGLAKYGIRNIGDFFRTHENRMVCIPGSFIASLRAKAIEELVSAGVDQPFLTEGDVLCALWTRVAISHLPNDSQRLVVLNNAYSLRTALEADLLPKGAPYVSNAIGFIHVLLDTQEIFKKPLSHVAFAIRSGIQQLGTRAQVEAFASMWRESSVKLPPLFGSSRMHMITYSNWSKARLYELDFSAATVKPGEGNKKPGFPTYIQNNQFGLVLPNAFPIIGKDNEGNFWLSGYMNKGQWEKIGHQLSGMSYVKNKPSLT encoded by the exons ATGTTTGGCAAGCCAGCCACGCCAGCCAAGGTGCCGACCGATTCGGTCATCGCTTTTCGCTTTTTTGATGATACGCCACTCTGgaaagcttttattttatattccATGTTTGTCTTCGACGATCTATTGGACCCTCAGAAGCTACACAGAAGCCTCGAAGCCTTGGTAAAACGCGACGGCTGGCATAAACTGGGGGCGCGCTTGCGGAGAAAC CATAATGGAGGCCTCGAATACCATGTGCCAGTCGAATTTACCAAACAGCGGCCAGGCCTTACATACGCGCACGTTGACTATGCCATCAATGCTGCAGATCACCCACTTGCGTCGAAGCTACCCAAAGCGAGCTCGCAGCCGGCTATCGTATGCGATCCTGATGAATTCCAAGATCTGATCCGTAGCGAGGGTAGTCCAACGAGCATGCGCGAATATCTAAATCAGGATATCCCCCAATTGGGACTTTATATAGCAACGttcaaagacaagacacTCGTCACTCTATACTGGCCGCATACGCTCATGGATGCTATGGGAAAGAAGGCACTTCTCAACGCCTGGACGTTGATACTTCAGGGCCGAGACGACGAAGTTGTTCCTCCAtatggtggtggtggcgacCCACTGGCACATCTCGGCAAAAATCCTGCAGAGTTACATGGCCTAAGCAACCGACGGCTATCGGTGTTGGGTTTGGCGAAGTACGGAATCAGGAATATTGGTGACTTCTTCCGCACACATGAGAATCGCATGGTCTGCATTCCGGGTTCGTTCATCGCAAGCCTTCGGGCGAAAGCCATAGAAGAGCTTGTAAGTGCCGGAGTAGATCAGCCTTTCCTCACCGAAGGAGATGTGCTTTGTGCGCTCTGGACACGCGTGGCTATTTCTCATCTACCGAACGACTCTCAAAGATTAGTTGTGCTGAACAATGCTTACTCCTTGAGGACAGCTTTGGAAGCAGACTTGCTTCCCAAAGGCGCACCTTACGTGTCGAATGCCATTGGCTTCATTCATGTCCTATTAGACACTCAAGAGATCTTTAAAAAGCCTCTAAGCCATGTCGCATTTGCTATTCGGAGTGGAattcagcagcttggcacGCGTGCGCAGGTTGAAGCCTTTGCGTCTATGTGGCGTGAGTCTAGCGTAAAGCTTCCACCACTTTTCGGCAGCTCTAGAATGCATATGATTACATACTCAAATTGGAGTAAAGCAAGACTTTACGAACTGGACTTCTCAGCAGCGACTGTTAAGCCAGGAGAGGGAAACAAGAAGCCTGGTTTCCCAACATACATCCAGAATAACCAGTTTGGCCTGGTGCTTCCTAATGCGTTCCCGATCATCGGCAAGGACAATGAGGGAAACTTTTGGTTATCTGGATACATGAACAAAGGCCAGTGGGAGAAGATAGGTCACCAACTTTCGGGTATGAGCTATGTAAAGAACAAGCCCTCATTGACGTGA